The Macrobrachium nipponense isolate FS-2020 chromosome 8, ASM1510439v2, whole genome shotgun sequence nucleotide sequence cctcttcatcctcctcatcacattcttCCTCTTCGTCCCTCAAGGTTCATCATTCCTCATCacattcttcctcttcatcacattcttcctcttcgtcctcttcatcacattcttcctcttcctcagacAGTTCCTCTTCATcacattcttcctcctcctcagacaGTTCTGACTCATCATCTTCTTCATCATCGGATTCATCGGGAAACTTGGGATCTTCGAACAGCTTATCCGCGACGTCCTTGACGAAGTCCCTGAGAGTGTTGTATTCCTCTCTTTCATCAGCGTCACGTAGGATGTCGTTAGCGTAGTTGATCCTTTGCATGACTTCCTTCACCTTTTTTATTCCTCGCATCTAGCCGCTGAGACCGCGTTGGTAACTTGTCAGGGCGTGGCTCTTGAGGGTCCAGCTTCCTGTAGGGGCCCTTTCTTATTTCCTTATCCAAAGTAGCATCCTCTGCAACGCCTAGGATGTCGTAGGGGCAGCCATGATGTTCCATTCTTTCCAGGGTTTCGGCAGCTTCGATCAAAGCTTCCACATCTTCTTGATCTTCATCTAGTTTCTCAAGATGGACCGTAGCTTCACCGTGTCTGCCCAGCAGCAAGAGACACAATGCCAGTCTTAACCTACAGTCATCTTGATCTTCGTCCTTATCCAGTACAGCGAGGAAACAGTCACACGCTTCTTGCAGCCTTCCAAGCTTGCAGAAGACGTTCCCTTTCATTCTGGCCAAGTCAACACGTATCTGCGGGAAAAAGGATTCCAGAGACTGGGCGTGTGTAATCCTTTCCAAAATAGCATCGAATTCACATTCGTCTATCATCAATGGAATAGAGTACCATATCGCCCGCTGCTCCAGAAACTCTCTTCCCTTGAGTGCCCTTTCGTGGTTAGGACACCGGTCTAGAACCTGAGTCAAAACCATTTCAGCTTTTTCTAACTCAGCATCAAAGGCACAAAGTAGGGCAGACTCCACCAGAACATCACAGTCATCTTGATACTCGGCAGGTAAATTGTCCAGTATTTTTTGGGCCTCTTCCACCATTCCTAGAGCCGTGTGGCATCTTAACTCCTTA carries:
- the LOC135223169 gene encoding WD repeat-containing protein 87-like, yielding MISLLKEENSSLVHEIDAVNNKEADLIKRNDDLENELKMRMAEYEDALIRKGKEQDNLKDQLAEKDRECERNRNKLEEMESQASDNDFYCGYLEGKVKAHEAERKTLKQVTKQLEEKLRASQQELSALAKHRDLEKNHGNEAQKKARILEDRVQQLQRENEKLKEKLAKSEREAASVKNLGGNKKNRINALVAENKALKDRIAKRLDQNGIIQSERAERKKLETELNQVKGNLKEAEDTLSQVQERLKEAEAKSTQVEIHRRKVLEAEADRCIEMEDFPTAIVFLGIITKDYDNVLDCRVKELRCHTALGMVEEAQKILDNLPAEYQDDCDVLVESALLCAFDAELEKAEMVLTQVLDRCPNHERALKGREFLEQRAIWYSIPLMIDECEFDAILERITHAQSLESFFPQIRVDLARMKGNVFCKLGRLQEACDCFLAVLDKDEDQDDCRLRLALCLLLLGRHGEATVHLEKLDEDQEDVEALIEAAETLERMEHHGCPYDILGVAEDATLDKEIRKGPYRKLDPQEPRPDKDFVKDVADKLFEDPKFPDESDDEEDDESELSEEEEECDEEELSEEEEECDEEDEEEECDEEEECDEE